The Pseudomonadota bacterium genome window below encodes:
- a CDS encoding BMC domain-containing protein, translating into MSIRALGLVETIGLVAQIEAADAMAKAAAVRLFARENAEAGLVTVMCEGELGAVKAAVDAGAEAARRVGQVASAHVIPHPHDDVKTVLENIPPKGPPFKSPQGRQLQA; encoded by the coding sequence ATGAGCATCCGAGCGCTCGGATTGGTTGAAACCATTGGCCTCGTGGCCCAGATCGAGGCGGCTGACGCCATGGCAAAGGCTGCGGCGGTGCGTCTCTTCGCCCGTGAGAATGCCGAGGCCGGCCTGGTGACGGTGATGTGCGAGGGTGAGCTCGGGGCGGTGAAGGCGGCGGTCGACGCAGGCGCCGAAGCCGCGCGTCGCGTGGGGCAGGTGGCCTCGGCGCACGTGATTCCCCACCCGCACGACGACGTCAAGACAGTGCTCGAGAATATCCCGCCGAAGGGTCCCCCGTTCAAGTCGCCTCAGGGGCGCCAACTCCAGGCGTGA